GCCCGATCAGTGGCAACCGGGCTGCGATCCGTCCTGAGTCCGTCAAACGCGGCCCCAGTCACCCCCTCGTCACGTCGTTCCCCTCGAAGGCTCGTGAGGCCGCGATCCCATTCGGTCCCCGCCTCGACCAAACCGCCATCGATCGCTCCCTTGTCAAGCATGGGCTCGGCCGAACGTTTACACTTCAAATACAACTGTAGTACTAGCGTGCAGAAAATTCCCTTTCTTGAGTTCTCCCCATGAAAGGGGGGGTCCGATCAGGTTGCTGGGATCGTCAGGAGAGGGGACTGGCCGGAGGGGTGGTCAGGCCGGGGTCGTAGAGCCGGCCTCAGCCATCTGAGAGGGGGTGTTCGGGACCCTGGATACCGGTTCGGGGCCGGGGCCGCGGCGGAGATCGCTCAGGACCATCCGCAGCAGAAAGGCTGCGTTGCGGGCGTACCGAGGGCCAAGCCGCACCGGATCGGTGCCGATCCGCCAGGCCCACTCCATGCCGATCCGCTGGACCCAACGGGGAGCCCGGCGAACACAGCCGGCCACGAACTCAAACGACGCCCCCACCTGCACGCAGGCCGGAACGCCCAATTCCTCAAGGTGCTGGCGGATCCAGCGCTCTCCCTTCGGCTGGCCGAAAGCGACGAAAAGCAGGGCGGGCCTTGCGTCCCGGATCTGGGCGATCAAGTCGGCCTGTTCCGAATCGCTCAAGGGGCGGAACGGGGGGCAGGCGACCCCGGCGACGATCAGGCCGGGGTTGCGTTCCTGGAGGCGATCGGCCGCGATCTGGGCCACTCCGGGAGGCCCGCCGAGGAAGAAGACGCGGTCCCCTCGGGCGGCGGCCTGGGCGCAAAGGTCGTAGATCAGGTCGGAACCGGC
The genomic region above belongs to Tautonia rosea and contains:
- a CDS encoding WecB/TagA/CpsF family glycosyltransferase, with protein sequence MRPSPTRVWGLPLVPLSRSEAAEAVAALIDANQPAYFITANAHYAMVSHGDPSLRAINEDAAFLLADGAPLVWASRWRRAPLPERVAGSDLIYDLCAQAAARGDRVFFLGGPPGVAQIAADRLQERNPGLIVAGVACPPFRPLSDSEQADLIAQIRDARPALLFVAFGQPKGERWIRQHLEELGVPACVQVGASFEFVAGCVRRAPRWVQRIGMEWAWRIGTDPVRLGPRYARNAAFLLRMVLSDLRRGPGPEPVSRVPNTPSQMAEAGSTTPA